One part of the Tunicatimonas pelagia genome encodes these proteins:
- a CDS encoding alkaline phosphatase D family protein: MKIPLTALSLLLSALWACTLGAQDKSDKKLAYVKAPFTQLDTLCTNDWWNRAKGEIIDVKVCRDSVIAFGAYTVANNVLKLSAQLFPLYPEESREVTLSVKRNGEWAELQHQPVNELGWSVLFRVENWNEAENIPYRLSHELGAIYEGTIRTLPQPGTEVTMAALSCNSSFGAKDRFNYTKNINVLDPDIIFFAGDQSYYHKEHTAGWLLFGVQFRETFRHRPMISIPDDHDIGQANLWGEGGKKATTTAGHNGGYFFHPAYVKMVERCQTAHLPDPVDPDTIAQGIGVYFTSYQLGSVDFAIVEDRKFKSGPNGKIPQQGPRPDHIRNPDYDPASIDLPGLKLLGDRQLNFLDKWATQTKNGVAVKAVLSQTGFCGGAHVHGDSTNRLHADLDSNGWPQTGRNQALEKIKKANAVHIAGDQHLATVVQHGTDEFRDGPWAFIVPAIFNNYYSRWWWPEDEQPGGGTPIQNELPWTGDYRDGFHNKITMHAYANPTTSDFGAGFGLIRFHTASREVTFECWPRSEDVTQPEAKQFPGWPITIKL, translated from the coding sequence ATGAAGATACCCCTTACTGCGCTCTCTTTGCTTCTTTCTGCCTTATGGGCTTGCACGCTTGGTGCCCAAGATAAGTCGGATAAGAAATTGGCTTATGTGAAAGCCCCCTTCACTCAATTAGACACCTTATGTACCAATGATTGGTGGAATCGGGCCAAAGGCGAGATCATTGATGTAAAAGTCTGCCGCGATTCGGTCATTGCTTTTGGGGCGTACACCGTAGCGAATAACGTTCTCAAGCTCTCTGCCCAGTTGTTTCCGCTTTACCCGGAAGAGTCGAGAGAAGTAACGCTCTCAGTCAAGCGAAATGGCGAATGGGCCGAACTGCAGCACCAGCCAGTAAATGAACTAGGCTGGTCAGTACTGTTTAGGGTAGAAAATTGGAATGAAGCTGAAAATATTCCTTACCGATTAAGTCACGAGTTGGGCGCCATCTACGAAGGAACTATCCGGACACTGCCTCAACCAGGTACGGAAGTAACGATGGCAGCACTTTCGTGCAACTCTAGCTTTGGCGCTAAAGACCGCTTCAACTACACAAAAAACATCAATGTCTTGGATCCAGACATCATTTTCTTTGCCGGAGACCAATCCTATTATCATAAAGAACATACGGCTGGTTGGCTACTTTTTGGCGTGCAGTTTAGGGAAACCTTTCGGCACCGACCGATGATCTCTATACCGGATGACCACGATATAGGACAAGCCAACCTTTGGGGTGAAGGGGGTAAGAAAGCGACTACCACCGCTGGGCACAACGGAGGATACTTTTTTCACCCTGCGTATGTTAAAATGGTAGAAAGGTGCCAGACCGCCCACCTCCCTGATCCGGTAGATCCGGATACTATTGCTCAAGGCATAGGAGTGTATTTTACGAGCTATCAACTTGGGTCGGTCGATTTTGCCATCGTGGAAGATCGTAAATTCAAATCCGGGCCAAACGGTAAAATTCCGCAGCAAGGCCCCAGACCTGATCATATACGAAATCCTGACTACGACCCGGCTTCAATAGATCTGCCCGGTTTAAAACTGTTAGGCGATCGGCAGCTAAATTTTCTGGATAAGTGGGCTACTCAAACCAAAAATGGAGTAGCCGTGAAAGCAGTGCTATCACAAACCGGTTTCTGCGGAGGGGCGCACGTTCACGGCGATTCTACCAATAGGCTGCACGCTGACCTGGATTCAAACGGTTGGCCGCAGACAGGGCGTAACCAGGCACTGGAGAAAATCAAAAAAGCCAATGCCGTGCATATCGCCGGCGATCAGCACTTAGCGACCGTCGTACAGCACGGTACGGATGAATTTCGGGATGGCCCCTGGGCGTTTATCGTGCCTGCTATTTTCAACAATTACTACAGCCGCTGGTGGTGGCCGGAAGATGAACAGCCGGGCGGGGGCACCCCCATTCAAAACGAACTGCCTTGGACGGGTGATTACCGGGATGGCTTTCACAATAAGATAACCATGCATGCGTATGCGAACCCAACAACCAGCGATTTTGGGGCAGGTTTTGGCCTGATCCGCTTTCATACCGCCTCTCGTGAAGTGACGTTTGAGTGCTGGCCCAGGTCAGAAGATGTGACCCAACCAGAGGCAAAGCAGTTTCCCGGCTGGCCGATCACTATAAAACTTTAA
- a CDS encoding arylsulfatase — translation MNSPQEQSYKLISLIGLWLSVLSFGCSAGGKAPATEEARPNIILILADDLGYGDIGSYGQKLISTPHLDRMAQQGIRFTQHYAGSAVCAPSRSVLMTGQHTGHTPIRGNGSGKDYPMADSVLTLAELLKSAGYRTAMIGKWGLGMEGTSGEPNRQGFDLYYGYLNQILAHNYYPEYLLRNGKREPLNNEVHYRDSSGWHKGLGSYSTKQVDYSHDLFTTEALRFIADGQAAPFFLYLPYTIPHNNGEAPEGEKWEVPDFGEYADKPWTPTQKAYAAMITRLDRDVGRIVDQVRKAGQEDNTLIIFTSDNGPETAEFFTMFDSNGPLRGGKRDLYEGGIRVPFIAYWPGTITAGQVTDQVSASWDLFPTLGDVAGVSSMPPRDGISLLPTLIGEEEPLQHDYLYWEFAEMDGRVAIRQGDWKAVKYNYFAQPDASFELYDLSNDLGESKNVAAEHPEVVEQMEAIVTKARTPSADFPLTQSERMTSDTQK, via the coding sequence ATGAACTCTCCACAGGAACAGTCTTATAAACTAATAAGCCTGATTGGGCTTTGGCTGAGCGTATTGAGTTTTGGATGCAGTGCCGGTGGAAAAGCCCCGGCAACCGAAGAAGCACGTCCTAATATCATCCTGATACTGGCCGATGATCTGGGCTACGGGGATATTGGTAGCTACGGACAAAAGCTGATCAGCACCCCGCACCTCGACCGAATGGCGCAGCAAGGGATACGCTTCACGCAGCATTACGCTGGTAGTGCCGTATGTGCCCCTTCGCGCAGCGTGCTCATGACGGGGCAGCATACCGGGCACACGCCCATCCGGGGCAATGGTAGCGGAAAGGATTACCCCATGGCTGACTCTGTTCTTACTCTGGCGGAGCTGCTGAAGTCAGCAGGCTACCGTACCGCGATGATCGGCAAGTGGGGGCTGGGCATGGAAGGCACTTCCGGCGAACCCAACCGCCAAGGGTTTGACTTGTACTACGGGTACCTCAATCAGATTTTGGCCCATAACTATTATCCTGAGTACTTGCTTCGCAATGGCAAAAGGGAACCGCTGAACAACGAAGTACACTACCGGGACAGCAGCGGCTGGCACAAGGGGTTGGGAAGCTACTCGACGAAACAAGTCGACTACTCCCATGACTTGTTCACTACCGAAGCCCTGCGTTTTATTGCGGACGGCCAAGCCGCTCCCTTCTTTTTGTACCTTCCCTACACCATACCGCATAACAACGGCGAAGCTCCCGAGGGCGAAAAGTGGGAAGTGCCTGATTTTGGTGAGTATGCCGACAAACCGTGGACGCCGACCCAAAAGGCCTACGCGGCCATGATCACTCGCCTGGATCGAGACGTAGGGCGTATTGTGGACCAAGTGCGGAAAGCAGGACAAGAAGACAATACCCTGATCATTTTCACCAGCGACAACGGTCCAGAGACGGCGGAGTTCTTCACGATGTTTGATAGCAATGGCCCGCTGCGCGGTGGCAAGCGGGACCTGTACGAGGGGGGCATTCGCGTACCGTTTATTGCCTACTGGCCGGGTACAATTACTGCGGGGCAGGTCACTGACCAAGTATCCGCCTCTTGGGACCTCTTTCCGACGCTCGGTGATGTGGCCGGCGTGTCCTCAATGCCCCCTCGTGATGGTATCTCTCTGCTTCCCACGCTCATCGGAGAAGAGGAGCCGCTTCAGCACGATTACCTCTACTGGGAGTTCGCCGAAATGGACGGACGGGTAGCTATTCGGCAGGGCGACTGGAAGGCAGTGAAGTACAATTACTTCGCTCAGCCTGATGCGTCGTTTGAGCTCTATGATTTGAGCAACGATCTTGGTGAGAGTAAGAATGTAGCGGCGGAACACCCTGAGGTAGTCGAGCAGATGGAAGCCATTGTCACCAAAGCCCGGACCCCTTCGGCCGATTTTCCGCTAACGCAATCGGAGCGAATGACTTCAGACACCCAAAAATAA
- a CDS encoding T9SS type A sorting domain-containing protein, translated as MNQPVKLFSLTLLFLAGVCPAWSQEDAQWSNVPIGGGGRTVGFIGSPTSDMIYLRTDVAGMYKKRASDTEWTRLTENFGPEYGERMEGCAGLGVHPTDDNILYSALSKGIYKSTNQGDTWDQVLNLRIFPNGGKVDRSDRNYGEALVVDPFNGEVVYYGSQDQGLFYTRNGGRDWNTISTDQLPANGSRSIVVDNTREQIDAGTENARAKFVYVSVRNEGLYRSTDGGNSFSQWQDTLPGGGTYIRWLRISQNGDLYAAHEKGLARWDGQDWLDVSPVDTTEVTTVATDPRDDTRLICFTDGNMHRSQDRGETWEIIPYQVGDIAQWSSERYRPGQVTTFALYIDDQSEGANNKAYVCSNYMPWQTNDVWAPVTTWDALYRGNEMTINITGTSLPGDRAPYISGMADVRGFVHNDITQYPERQANIPLEDLEAGFFTPNFAGIDYSEANPDIVWFIANKKPGDEPLVFRSDDAGDVVNYVSNPSTGTVWKSKLKKDGAGGPKIAVSATDPDNVVTLIKKHVRYTKDGGTTWQTPSNLDSLDRGLERNIEYEFDELIKSDRVNGNKFYLYDLNGKFYRSADGGATFNRVATAGLPARGFIQGGFHSGVGGGVRITVAPGLEEEVWLALGSAGIWRANGTGTNKTDSFEEITFFRRLNPTAVTFGKAAPGSSVPTAYVYASRAADGLWGIWKSKDLGATWELATPIDRPGQWVRVLVGDQQQYGRVFVGDASYGVRVLQTDTTNTEVSDIIIDNTDAEASAQGQWGPRTFAPAGQSFIGANYLVNTSSDPGQVSYSPRIATAGTYNVYGRWIANGQRASNVRYVVNTGSETDTVTVDQRQNGGQWVPLGTYALEAGGGSQVEILNEGTDGITIADAIKWEYVVADPPVRPSGFKATLGNFTRVTLEWFDNASNEENFVLERSTNGDAFSVIDTIEANTLLYTDTTLVFNQQYTYRIKATNAFGESSTTSATVNNTEIVVDNTDADRVQLAGFWAPRNSAFGGTYIGSNFVIDRNELKGEKSVTYTTPIPVEGAYDVYGRWTATSSRAKSVPYIITSARGTDTVIVDQTDTRNRSRWVFLGQYDFTEASGAQVVISNANTSGDVVADAVRLTYEGPSEPQEVLDLNLTSVCSDDPTTERRWRILNPNNFSVTVIWQVYRTNQADTVEAPAGDSFFTTATVGGANTTKIFWKNEEGKTRSRTKASGGAPCSPNSNARQHTVSEKLTEPDVTLFANPATDWLRIKLEGEVQEVQNVRLTDLSGRVFRVKNVSTEGNLISVPVSRLNAGVYLLYGEVGSRSFVKRVLIQK; from the coding sequence ATGAATCAACCTGTAAAGTTATTTAGTCTTACTCTTCTCTTCTTGGCCGGGGTTTGTCCGGCCTGGAGTCAAGAAGATGCCCAGTGGAGCAATGTGCCCATTGGCGGTGGAGGCCGCACTGTGGGTTTCATCGGGAGCCCTACCTCCGACATGATCTATCTGCGTACCGACGTGGCGGGCATGTACAAGAAGCGGGCAAGTGATACCGAATGGACGCGTTTGACGGAAAACTTCGGCCCGGAGTACGGCGAACGGATGGAAGGATGCGCCGGACTAGGAGTGCACCCCACCGATGATAACATTTTGTATTCAGCGCTATCCAAAGGAATTTACAAATCGACTAACCAGGGAGACACCTGGGATCAGGTACTAAACCTACGCATCTTTCCTAATGGCGGAAAGGTCGATCGAAGCGACCGTAACTACGGTGAGGCATTGGTGGTCGATCCGTTTAACGGTGAAGTAGTATACTACGGGTCTCAGGATCAAGGACTGTTCTATACCCGCAATGGCGGGCGCGACTGGAACACTATCAGCACCGATCAGCTCCCGGCCAACGGTAGCCGTAGTATTGTAGTAGACAACACCCGCGAGCAGATTGATGCGGGTACCGAAAACGCCCGGGCTAAATTTGTGTACGTCAGCGTAAGAAACGAAGGGCTGTACCGCAGTACGGATGGCGGTAACTCTTTCAGCCAGTGGCAAGACACCTTGCCGGGGGGTGGCACCTACATCCGTTGGCTTCGCATTTCGCAAAACGGGGATCTCTACGCAGCACACGAAAAAGGATTGGCCCGTTGGGATGGTCAAGATTGGTTAGATGTGTCGCCGGTTGACACTACCGAAGTGACTACCGTAGCGACTGATCCCCGCGATGACACCCGACTGATCTGTTTCACCGATGGCAACATGCACCGAAGCCAAGACCGAGGTGAGACCTGGGAAATTATACCGTACCAGGTAGGCGACATTGCGCAGTGGTCATCTGAGCGGTACCGGCCCGGGCAGGTCACTACTTTTGCCTTGTATATCGATGATCAATCGGAAGGGGCGAACAACAAAGCCTATGTGTGCTCCAACTATATGCCTTGGCAAACCAACGACGTTTGGGCCCCGGTTACCACCTGGGATGCGCTTTACCGGGGCAATGAGATGACGATCAATATTACGGGCACCTCGCTACCGGGTGACCGTGCGCCCTACATCTCTGGTATGGCCGATGTCCGGGGCTTTGTGCACAACGATATCACCCAGTATCCTGAGCGGCAAGCCAACATTCCGCTGGAAGATCTGGAAGCCGGATTCTTTACTCCGAACTTCGCCGGTATCGACTACAGCGAAGCCAACCCCGATATAGTATGGTTCATTGCCAACAAAAAGCCGGGTGATGAACCTCTGGTCTTCCGATCAGACGACGCGGGGGACGTGGTCAACTACGTCTCTAACCCAAGCACCGGAACAGTATGGAAGAGCAAACTGAAGAAGGATGGTGCCGGAGGGCCCAAGATAGCTGTCTCAGCTACTGACCCGGACAATGTGGTCACGCTGATCAAAAAACACGTGCGCTACACCAAAGATGGTGGGACTACCTGGCAAACTCCCAGCAACTTGGATAGCCTGGATCGGGGACTAGAACGTAACATTGAGTATGAATTTGATGAACTGATCAAATCTGATCGGGTCAATGGTAACAAATTTTACCTCTATGATCTCAACGGTAAATTTTACCGAAGTGCTGACGGTGGAGCCACCTTCAATAGGGTAGCAACCGCCGGGCTTCCGGCGCGAGGCTTTATCCAGGGTGGGTTTCATTCGGGGGTTGGCGGAGGAGTGCGGATTACGGTAGCTCCTGGTTTGGAAGAGGAAGTCTGGCTTGCCCTGGGCTCGGCGGGTATCTGGCGCGCCAACGGAACCGGCACCAATAAAACCGACTCGTTTGAAGAAATCACGTTCTTCCGACGGCTGAATCCTACCGCAGTCACCTTCGGCAAAGCGGCTCCGGGGTCTTCGGTGCCCACTGCCTACGTGTACGCCAGCCGGGCCGCCGATGGTCTATGGGGCATCTGGAAATCAAAGGACCTGGGTGCCACCTGGGAGCTGGCTACTCCGATAGACAGGCCTGGCCAATGGGTGCGCGTGCTGGTGGGCGACCAGCAGCAGTACGGTAGAGTGTTTGTTGGCGACGCTTCTTACGGGGTGCGGGTGTTGCAAACTGATACCACAAATACCGAGGTCAGTGACATTATTATCGACAATACCGACGCTGAGGCATCAGCCCAGGGGCAATGGGGGCCGCGTACCTTTGCACCCGCTGGGCAGTCGTTCATTGGAGCCAATTACTTGGTCAATACCTCGAGTGATCCCGGTCAGGTCAGTTACTCACCCCGTATCGCTACGGCGGGTACGTACAATGTTTACGGACGATGGATTGCCAATGGACAGCGTGCCAGTAACGTCCGTTACGTAGTAAATACAGGTAGCGAAACTGATACGGTGACCGTTGACCAACGGCAGAACGGGGGGCAATGGGTACCATTGGGTACCTACGCCCTGGAAGCCGGCGGCGGCAGCCAGGTAGAAATTCTGAATGAAGGCACCGATGGTATTACCATTGCTGACGCAATCAAGTGGGAATACGTAGTGGCTGATCCTCCGGTTCGTCCGTCAGGGTTTAAAGCTACCTTGGGTAACTTCACCCGAGTGACTCTCGAGTGGTTTGACAACGCCAGCAACGAGGAAAACTTCGTCCTTGAGCGAAGCACCAACGGCGATGCGTTTTCGGTGATTGATACTATTGAAGCCAATACGCTGCTCTACACCGACACGACCCTGGTATTCAATCAGCAGTATACCTATCGCATCAAAGCTACCAATGCCTTTGGGGAGTCGTCTACTACTTCGGCCACGGTAAACAATACAGAAATCGTCGTAGATAACACCGACGCAGACCGGGTGCAGTTGGCCGGTTTCTGGGCACCCCGTAATTCGGCCTTCGGTGGGACGTATATTGGCTCGAACTTCGTCATTGATCGTAATGAACTCAAGGGAGAAAAGTCAGTGACGTATACCACCCCCATTCCCGTTGAGGGAGCTTACGATGTATACGGCCGTTGGACGGCGACCAGCAGCCGGGCGAAAAGCGTACCCTACATTATTACTTCAGCACGAGGAACCGATACAGTGATTGTTGATCAAACAGATACCAGAAACCGCAGTAGATGGGTGTTCTTGGGGCAGTACGATTTCACGGAGGCTAGCGGGGCGCAGGTAGTCATTTCTAACGCTAATACCTCGGGTGATGTGGTTGCTGATGCCGTTCGTCTGACCTACGAAGGCCCCAGTGAGCCCCAGGAGGTGCTGGATTTGAACCTGACCTCGGTGTGCAGCGACGACCCAACGACTGAGCGACGGTGGCGTATCCTTAACCCGAATAACTTTTCGGTGACTGTTATTTGGCAAGTGTATCGCACAAACCAGGCCGATACGGTAGAAGCCCCAGCGGGCGATTCCTTCTTCACTACCGCTACGGTAGGCGGGGCGAATACGACCAAAATTTTCTGGAAGAACGAAGAAGGAAAAACCCGGAGCCGGACTAAAGCTTCCGGGGGTGCCCCATGTTCACCCAATAGCAATGCTCGCCAGCATACTGTATCTGAGAAACTGACCGAACCGGATGTGACACTCTTTGCTAATCCGGCCACTGATTGGTTGCGGATAAAATTGGAAGGCGAGGTACAGGAAGTTCAAAATGTACGCTTGACTGATTTGAGCGGGCGGGTATTCCGGGTAAAGAATGTATCGACTGAGGGCAATTTAATTTCTGTACCAGTTTCCCGGCTCAACGCTGGGGTGTACCTCCTCTACGGCGAGGTCGGTAGCCGATCTTTTGTAAAGCGAGTGCTTATCCAAAAATAA
- a CDS encoding WD40 repeat domain-containing protein yields the protein MNKLTTPLLSVLGLIVGFSTHAQDSYLNFQLRLEPVWSRVADVMGERGSVESVEFSPDGEYIVSGTKFDYSVVVWQTADGTKLWKQKAGAEIERVGWSYDSKYVAAASEDYLATVYDAQTGEVVREYEHTSGIDGLIWANRKSWLVTGEEQSADGKGMIRVFNAEEGKEIQAFNFGGTVNELFFSGDDAWLVAVGHNKVAVYGTDDWQLEWEVKPEVPTIFTSGMFSPDAKQVIAVGTEAAGTEREIRGNVFIWDWKEGKLVKRFNHTGKKIESIAWHPNGKYIAHAGHDPYIYVYRVAEVLKHRNDNIPIAHKVWAGDNAEYIDFNADGSFLCSAHQNGLIKLWVWMGEESDLNTRRHIEVIQEQKNKN from the coding sequence ATGAATAAGCTCACAACACCACTGCTGTCTGTACTCGGGTTGATAGTAGGGTTTTCTACTCATGCCCAAGATTCGTACCTCAACTTCCAGCTTAGGCTCGAGCCGGTTTGGTCTCGGGTGGCCGATGTCATGGGCGAAAGGGGATCAGTAGAAAGTGTAGAATTTTCACCGGATGGTGAGTATATAGTAAGCGGCACCAAATTCGACTATTCCGTCGTCGTCTGGCAAACCGCTGACGGGACTAAGCTATGGAAGCAAAAAGCAGGGGCAGAAATCGAGCGGGTCGGATGGTCTTACGATAGCAAATACGTGGCCGCGGCCTCCGAAGACTATCTGGCTACCGTGTATGATGCACAAACAGGAGAAGTAGTCAGGGAATACGAGCATACCAGCGGTATAGATGGGCTTATTTGGGCCAATCGTAAAAGCTGGTTGGTGACCGGAGAAGAGCAATCAGCCGACGGAAAGGGTATGATCCGGGTCTTCAATGCAGAGGAGGGCAAAGAGATACAAGCCTTCAACTTCGGAGGTACGGTGAATGAGCTGTTCTTTTCAGGCGATGATGCATGGTTGGTCGCAGTAGGGCACAACAAAGTGGCCGTGTACGGAACGGATGATTGGCAGCTAGAGTGGGAGGTCAAGCCTGAAGTTCCCACCATTTTTACGAGCGGCATGTTTTCGCCGGATGCGAAGCAGGTGATAGCCGTAGGGACCGAGGCCGCCGGAACCGAGCGTGAGATACGGGGCAATGTCTTTATCTGGGACTGGAAAGAAGGAAAGCTAGTAAAAAGATTTAACCACACCGGGAAGAAGATAGAGTCCATCGCTTGGCACCCCAACGGAAAGTACATTGCTCATGCGGGCCACGACCCTTACATCTATGTGTATAGGGTAGCTGAAGTACTCAAGCACCGGAATGACAATATTCCGATAGCCCACAAGGTCTGGGCCGGTGACAACGCAGAATACATAGATTTTAATGCGGATGGTAGCTTCCTGTGCAGTGCCCATCAAAATGGACTTATCAAACTTTGGGTATGGATGGGCGAAGAGTCCGATCTAAATACCAGAAGACACATTGAAGTCATCCAGGAGCAGAAGAATAAGAACTAG
- a CDS encoding T9SS type A sorting domain-containing protein → MKTTQYLLMSGLLLISTLLYAQQPTITVDVSRVKTNIGSKGAGYCTSFLTDNINIQNSLKTTRAKTLRFPMGGLAENYLFHNPAKYKTINQGLEPVACTRNSGAGGDINPDLTYKNTMDFDEFMDLCDATNTEPVVMVSVRGFKLAGSNITREQLKQNAVEWVKYAKSRNYKVKYWEIGNEVELDHSQNSGGRSENFDMDEYVALLKEFSKAMKSVDGSIKVGAGITNDPTWYRAVIEGAVSETDFLVAHQYHTSDSITNFGEYSTNRWKYISSTEKAIQSINQYAKGNNRQRLKVMVTEHSSFAPNPMWVNQRNEIYKSLYTFEQIANMFSYDDRVLYTHFWVTTNPWGNRGTVDDADAFDKNNKWKILNQGRIVQVFNQFLGAKMLDVQRVNGFVRAYASYTPSTKALTVYLLNKKSGNQSVKVNMANYSGRLSGERWVYQGKDTPAGRGPYAIDHTWRNTGDIWLNNNQVSLTLPRASITVLRFRAINARQSAEVDKPINEVSEAPSVELFANPASDQVQLQVKNAAQVQNLYLTDLSGRITKVHYQTVAGDKLVISTSQLNDGVYILHGTIGTQTFTERLIIKR, encoded by the coding sequence ATGAAAACCACACAATACCTTTTAATGAGTGGGCTACTGTTAATCAGTACCCTGCTGTACGCGCAACAACCTACTATTACGGTGGATGTTTCGCGCGTAAAAACGAATATTGGTAGCAAAGGGGCCGGCTATTGTACCTCCTTCCTGACCGATAATATCAATATCCAAAATTCCCTGAAAACGACCAGGGCCAAAACCCTGCGGTTTCCGATGGGGGGGCTGGCCGAAAATTATCTTTTCCACAATCCGGCCAAGTATAAAACGATCAATCAAGGCCTGGAGCCAGTGGCCTGCACGCGTAATTCCGGGGCGGGGGGAGATATTAACCCTGACCTTACCTATAAAAATACGATGGACTTCGACGAGTTCATGGATCTATGTGATGCAACGAATACTGAACCTGTGGTGATGGTTAGCGTCCGGGGGTTTAAGCTCGCCGGGTCAAATATTACCAGGGAGCAGCTCAAGCAAAACGCTGTTGAGTGGGTGAAGTATGCAAAAAGTAGAAACTATAAGGTGAAGTATTGGGAGATTGGTAATGAAGTGGAATTAGATCATAGCCAAAATAGTGGTGGAAGAAGCGAGAACTTTGATATGGATGAGTACGTCGCGTTGCTAAAAGAATTCTCAAAAGCCATGAAGAGTGTTGATGGTAGCATTAAAGTAGGGGCAGGAATCACCAATGATCCTACTTGGTACCGAGCTGTGATTGAGGGTGCCGTCTCTGAAACTGACTTTCTGGTAGCACATCAGTATCATACTTCAGACTCGATCACTAACTTCGGTGAATACAGTACCAACCGATGGAAGTACATCAGTAGCACTGAAAAAGCCATTCAGAGCATCAATCAGTATGCCAAAGGAAATAATCGGCAGCGTCTCAAGGTGATGGTGACTGAGCACAGCAGTTTCGCGCCGAATCCGATGTGGGTTAACCAGAGAAATGAAATCTACAAATCGCTGTACACCTTCGAGCAAATCGCCAATATGTTTTCCTACGACGACCGGGTGCTGTATACCCACTTTTGGGTAACCACCAACCCCTGGGGCAACCGAGGAACCGTCGACGATGCCGATGCCTTCGACAAAAATAACAAATGGAAAATTCTGAATCAGGGAAGGATAGTGCAGGTATTTAATCAGTTTTTAGGGGCTAAAATGCTGGACGTACAACGAGTGAACGGCTTTGTCCGAGCCTACGCTAGCTATACTCCGTCCACCAAAGCATTAACGGTCTACTTACTCAATAAGAAGAGCGGCAACCAGTCGGTGAAGGTCAATATGGCGAACTACAGCGGTCGCCTATCGGGTGAGCGGTGGGTCTACCAGGGTAAAGATACGCCAGCGGGTAGAGGCCCCTACGCCATTGATCACACCTGGCGCAATACCGGGGATATATGGTTGAATAACAATCAGGTAAGTCTTACGCTGCCCCGGGCTTCTATCACCGTACTTCGCTTCCGAGCGATAAACGCCCGACAGTCTGCCGAAGTAGATAAGCCTATTAACGAAGTATCAGAAGCACCTTCAGTAGAACTATTTGCCAACCCGGCCAGCGACCAAGTGCAGCTTCAGGTCAAGAATGCTGCTCAAGTACAGAATCTTTACCTGACCGACCTGAGCGGAAGAATTACGAAAGTGCACTACCAGACCGTGGCAGGGGATAAGCTGGTTATATCCACCAGTCAACTTAATGATGGGGTATATATTCTGCACGGTACGATAGGCACACAGACCTTCACCGAGCGCCTAATCATTAAACGATAG